The nucleotide window AACGTATAACGCTCAAAAAGGCAGAAAAATTGAAAATGCGGAATCGTATGCCCGTGATTTCAAAAATCTATATAATACCGATGCTGCCTATTTCAAAGGTGTCGGCAAAGTGGCCGCTCGAATGAGCGCCATTAACAAATTCCTGAGCAACAACAGTTATACGTTGCCTAACTTATAAAAAAACAAGTGAACGATGGAGGTGACTCACCCTAGATGAACTACACGATTCAAGCATCGCAGCGTACACCTGCACTTATTATATATTTAATTGATATTAGCGCCTCCATGAATATGGTTCTGGAAAATCGTCGTCGGATTGACGTCGTCTATGATGCTTTATCTCTCGCGATTCGCCAAATGGTATTTCGGTCCACCAAGGGAAATCGACTGACACCTCGCTATCGGATAGCTATATTAGCTTATAGCGATGATGTATATGACTTGTTGAACGGAATCAAAGGGATTGACGAGATTGCTGCAGTTGGTTCTTTGCCTGATCTGACACCGAGACGCTTTTCGGATTCTGCGAAGGCTTTCCTACAGGCTGAGAAGATACTACAGGCCGAAATTCCGAATATGCAGGATTGTCCTGCGCCACTCGTATGCCACATGACGGATGGGGTAGCTACAGGTGAAGATCCTGAGCCTATTGCGAAAAGAATCATGGGCATGAGTGTACCTGACGGCAATGTACTGGTGGAGAATATCTTTATATCCGATCATCTGCTGGAAGGGCCGATCACTGAACCTAGAAGATGGAAGGGAATCTCTTCGGAAACGAATCTTCAGGATGAGCATGGAGAGAAGTTGCGTAACATGTCATCCGTCCTGCCCGAAAGTTATCGGGAAATGCTTGTTGAAGCTGATTATTTGCTTGCACCCGGTGCACTCATGATGCTGCCAGGTACCTGCGCAGAATTGGTATCGATCGGGTTCCAGATGTCCGCTGCTACGCCTGTGAGATAGGAGGGGAATCATGAGAGCAATGCGTTTGGCAACATTGTCTGCTGGAGATAAGGGGGGCCATGCCGAGCAACGGCATGGCAACTTTCGCTATGTGAGTGTACAGACCGGTGAACAGCCACTAACCCGCTACCAGGGCACATTCAAATGCAGGTATGGTTATGGCAGAGCGGCAGAGACGGTTAATCAGGGAGATACTGGACAAGACTTTGCTGCGGTCCGTATGAATGGGAATGTCTGCAATTTTGTATTATGTGATGGGGTAGGCATGAGTTATCTGGGAGACTTTGCAGCACGTTTTCTGGGGAATGCTTTGTTGGAGTGGCTGGAAACGACGCAACACCCGACGCAAGAGGGCGTTGAGCGTCTTC belongs to Paenibacillus sp. FSL H8-0079 and includes:
- a CDS encoding vWA domain-containing protein — its product is MNYTIQASQRTPALIIYLIDISASMNMVLENRRRIDVVYDALSLAIRQMVFRSTKGNRLTPRYRIAILAYSDDVYDLLNGIKGIDEIAAVGSLPDLTPRRFSDSAKAFLQAEKILQAEIPNMQDCPAPLVCHMTDGVATGEDPEPIAKRIMGMSVPDGNVLVENIFISDHLLEGPITEPRRWKGISSETNLQDEHGEKLRNMSSVLPESYREMLVEADYLLAPGALMMLPGTCAELVSIGFQMSAATPVR